The Misgurnus anguillicaudatus chromosome 15, ASM2758022v2, whole genome shotgun sequence genome has a window encoding:
- the LOC129419229 gene encoding long-chain fatty acid transport protein 2 yields the protein MFLESVLLACLIAFPLILKLIFPFFWTDFLYHIELLRILIKFVSRSRRRPPFLALDRFLEQVKTRPNKTFIVFENKPYSFKDADKESNKIANALRAVSVLRSGDPVVLFMLNEPAFIFCWLALAKLGCACALLNTSIRARSLISNFRCCRGAKVLIASAELQAAVEEVCEDLQQDDVMIFIMSEELRSSSSSSRVKSLSVLESSDSDVPQSYRANVSFTSPAVYIYTSGTTGLPKAAVINQTRLLAALAVLASNGVTERDVIYVTLPLYHTAGFLIGFLGSVETGSTIILRHKFSASRFWDECRLYNVTVIQYIGEVLRYLCNTPEKRDDKEHGVRLAIGNGLRADVWRKFLNRFGNIEVREFYASTEGNVGFVNYAGQIGAVGRVSYLHRKLFPYSLIQYDTERDEPVRDSKGLCVEVPKGQTGLLVSKITEIAPFVGYAENEHQTEKKRLRDVFKSGDVYFNSGDLLKIDRDNFIYFQDRVGDTFRWKGENVATTEVSDIIGFLDFVEEVNVYGVKVPGHEGRIGMAAVKIRDGMEFERTKMFNHVRNFLPAYAQPRFIRIQSCMEVTRTFKQIKLKLVEDGFNPTVTSDSMYFLCENEKTYVSITPFIYQQILTGSIKL from the exons ATGTTTCTTGAGTCGGTTCTGTTGGCGTGTCTGATCGCTTTTCCTCTCATTCTTAAGCTGATTTTCCCGTTTTTCTGGACGGACTTTCTCTATCACATTGAGTTGCTACGGATTTTAATCAAGTTTGTTTCCCGCAGTCGTCGGCGACCCCCGTTTCTCGCGCTGGACAGATTTCTAGAACAAGTCAAAACGCGACCGAACAAAACGTTTATCGTGTTCGAGAATAAACCTTACTCGTTTAAAGACGCGGACAAAGAGAGCAATAAAATAGCAAACGCGTTACGGGCCGTGTCGGTTCTGAGATCCGGAGACCCGGTGGTTCTGTTCATGCTGAACGAGCCCGCGTTCATCTTCTGCTGGCTCGCGTTGGCGAAGCTCGGTTGCGCATGCGCACTGCTCAATACGAGCATCAGAGCGAGGAGTTTAATCTCGAACTTCAGATGCTGTCGTGGCGCCAAAGTTCTGATCGCGTCAGCAG AGTTGCAAGCAGCTGTTGAGGAGGTTTGTGAAGACCTCCAGCAGGATGATGTGATGATATTTATAATGAGTGAAGAGctcagatcatcatcatcatcatcacgtGTGAAGAGTCTGAGTGTGCTGGAGTCCTCAGATTCAGATGTTCCTCAATCATACAGAGCAAACGTGTCCTTCACTTCCCCTGCGGTCTACATATACACATCTGGAACCACAG GTCTTCCTAAAGCTGCTGTGATCAATCAAACCCGTCTGCTCGCTGCTCTGGCCGTGTTGGCGTCCAATGGCGTAACAGAACGTGATGTCATTTATGTGACTCTTCCACTGTATCACACCGCAGGCTTCCTCATTGGTTTCCTGGGCTCTGTTGAGACAG GTTCAACTATCATTTTGCGTCACAAGTTTTCCGCATCTCGGTTTTGGGACGAGTGTCGGCTGTATAACGTGACTGTGATTCAGTATATCGGAGAGGTTCTTCGTTATCTGTGCAACACACCAGAG AAACGTGACGATAAAGAACACGGCGTGCGTTTGGCCATTGGCAATGGACTTCGCGCAGACGTGTGGAGGAAATTTCTAAACCGATTTGGGAATATTGAAGTGAGAGAGTTTTACGCCTCCACAGAGGGAAATGTAGGTTTCGTGAACTACGCCGGACAGATCGGAGCCGTGGGCCGTGTCAGCTATCTGCACAGA AAACTATTCCCGTATAGCCTGATTCAATACGACACGGAGCGAGATGAGCCGGTCAGAGACTCCAAAGGCCTGTGTGTAGAGGTGCCTAAAG GGCAGACGGGTTTGCTGGTGTCTAAGATTACAGAAATCGCTCCCTTTGTGGGTTATGCAGAAAACGAGCATCAAACTGAAAAGAAGAGGTTACGTGATGTTTTTAAGAGCGGCGATGTGTATTTCAACAGCGGAGATTTACTGAAAATCGATCGTGACAATTTTATCTACTTTCAGGATCGAGTCGGAGACACATTCAG GTGGAAGGGCGAGAACGTGGCCACCACTGAAGTGTCTGACATCATCGGTTTCCTGGACTTTGTCGAGGAGGTGAATGTTTACGGAGTGAAAGTTCCAG GCCACGAGGGACGCATCGGAATGGCTGCCGTGAAAATCAGGGATGGCATGGAGTTTGAACGCACCAAAATGTTTAACCACGTCCGTAATTTCCTGCCAGCTTATGCGCAACCTCGTTTTATACGAATTCAG aGTTGTATGGAGGTGACGCGCACATTTAAACAAATCAAGCTGAAGCTGGTGGAAGACGGATTTAACCCCACTGTGACCTCTGATTCAATGTACTTTCTGTGTGAGAACGAGAAGACGTACGTCTCTATAACCCCCTTCATTTACCAGCAGATCTTAACTGGCAGCATTAAACTTTAA
- the gatm gene encoding glycine amidinotransferase, mitochondrial yields MLRVRCLRGGSRGAEAAHLIGAMVGRAMSGWVQRAFRSTSSSAAAPLPLTVEEPVTEHAPEECPVCAYNEWDPLEEVIVGRAENACVPPFTVEVKANTYEKYWPFYQKFGGQTFPKDHVKKAVAEIEEMCNILRHEGVTVTRPEPIDWSLEYKTPDFTSTGMYAAMPRDILIVVGNEIIEAPMAWRARFFEYRAYRPLIKEYFRRGAKWTTAPKPTMADELYDQEYPIRTVEDRHKLAAQGKFVTTEFEPCFDAADFIRAGTDIFVQRSQVTNYMGIEWMRRHLAPTYKIHIISFKDPNPMHIDATFNIIGPGLVLSNPDRPCRQIEMFKKAGWTVVTPPTPLIPDDHPLWMSSKWLSMNVLMLDEKRVMVDANETGIQKMFENLGIKTVKVSIRHANSLGGGFHCWTTDVRRRGDLRSYFL; encoded by the exons ATGTTGCGTGTCAGATGCCTGAGAGGAGGAAGCCGCGGAGCAGAAGCCGCACATCTCATCGGTGCTATG GTGGGTCGCGCGATGTCGGGATGGGTGCAGCGCGCGTTCCGCAGCACCTCGAGCTCCGCCGCCGCGCCGCTGCCGCTCACCGTGGAGGAGCCCGTTACTGAGCACGCGCCCGAGGAGTGCCCCGTGTGTGCGTACAACGAGTGGGACCCGCTCGAGGAAGTGATCGTGGGACGAGCCGAGAACGCGTGTGTCCCTCCGTTTACCGTGGAGGTCAAG GCCAACACCTATGAGAAATATTGGCCCTTCTACCAGAAGTTTGGTGGACAGACATTCCCGAAGGACCACGTGAAGAAAGCAGTTGCTGAAATTGAGGAAATGTGCAATATTCTGCGTCACGAGGGTGTTACCGTGACCAGACCAGAACCGATCGACTGGTCGCTCGAATACAAGACACCAGACTTTACCTCCACAG GCATGTACGCGGCCATGCCGAGAGATATCCTGATAGTGGTGGGAAATGAGATAATCGAGGCACCGATGGCCTGGAGGGCTCGCTTCTTTGAGTACCGTGCGTATCGGCCCCTCATTAAGGAGTACTTTAGGCGTGGAGCCAAGTGGACCACAGCACCCAAACCCACCATGGCCGACGAGCTTTACGATCAG gaATATCCTATTCGTACAGTGGAGGACAGACATAAGCTGGCTGCTCAGGGGAAATTTGTCACCACAGAATTTGAGCCGTGTTTCGACGCTGCAGACTTCATCAGAGCTGGCACTGATATTTTTGTACAGAGAAGTCAG GTTACAAACTACATGGGCATTGAGTGGATGAGGCGTCATCTTGCCCCTACCTACAAGATTCACATCATCTCCTTCAAAGACCCAAACCCCATGCACATCGACGCCACCTTCAACATCATTGGACCAGGGCTGGTGCTGTCCAATCCCGATCGACCCTGCCGGCAG ATCGAGATGTTTAAGAAGGCCGGCTGGACTGTGGTCACCCCTCCAACTCCTCTTATTCCAGATG ATCATCCGTTGTGGATGTCATCCAAATGGCTCTCAATGAACGTTCTGATGCTGGATGAGAAGCGCGTCATGGTGGACGCTAATGAGACGGGCATCCAGAAAATGTTTGAAAATCTTG GCATTAAGACCGTTAAGGTGAGCATCCGACACGCCAACTCCCTGGGCGGAGGGTTTCACTGCTGGACGACGGACGTTCGTCGACGCGGCGACCTCCGGTCTTACTTCCTCTAG